TTATGGGTGCTGCTTCGCTTATTATATTAATTCTTGCTGCCATTGCCTTTTCGGCCGGTGCTATTCTTATAGCAAAAGTGGTGACCAAAGCCACAAAAAACAAGCAAAAATCTGAGCCATACGAATGCGGTATACCAACTGTTGGCCCAAGCTGGATTCAATTTAACGTAGGTTATTATTTATTCGCTCTCATCTTTTTAATTTTTGATGTGGAGTTGATCTTTTTATATCCATGGGCAGTTGCAGCTAAACAAACAGGTTGGCTGGCGCTCATTGAAATTGTGATCTTCTTCTTCATTTTATTTATGGGCTTTTTATATGCACATAAAAAAGGTGCACTAAAATGGAAATAAAATAATCGTAAACAACACCCCAACCAAAAGTACCAGATGACAGAACAACAACATACCGCAACAGATTTCCCCGGACAGATCCACGAAACACCGGGCGGTGGTATTGTCC
The DNA window shown above is from Lacibacter sp. H375 and carries:
- a CDS encoding NADH-quinone oxidoreductase subunit A; amino-acid sequence: MGAASLIILILAAIAFSAGAILIAKVVTKATKNKQKSEPYECGIPTVGPSWIQFNVGYYLFALIFLIFDVELIFLYPWAVAAKQTGWLALIEIVIFFFILFMGFLYAHKKGALKWK